In Alosa sapidissima isolate fAloSap1 chromosome 11, fAloSap1.pri, whole genome shotgun sequence, a single window of DNA contains:
- the wasla gene encoding WASP like actin nucleation promoting factor a isoform X2 — protein MSNHPPQRRVGNIGSLLLTPQENECLFNHLGRKCISLCSAVVQVYGADRSQTWMKRCCGVACLVKDNPQRSYYIRVYDIREGKIMFEQELYNNFATINSRAYFITFPGDTCQVGLNFASEEEAKRFRAALNDLFNRRSRRTGLALPMATVDIKNPEINNMRFHNNSHMNNMMHSSLGKKEKKVKGKRKKLTKADIGTPSNFQHIGHVGWDPNTGFDLNNLDPELKNLFDMCGISEAQLKDKETSKVIYDFIEKKGGVEAVKNELRRQAPPPPPSRGGPPPPPPPHISTPPPPPPPPARGRGAPPPPPPSRAPTAAPPPPPPSRVGMGAPPPPPPFRGHPPPPPPAPSHASCAPQAAPPPPPPAPVSHAGAGAPPPPPPPPPPPPPPPEADIDAGEPLAPNGKSALLNQIREGMLLKKVEQNNSRPVSNTGRDALLDQIRQGIQLKTVSDGPESGPPTPAPSEGIVGALMEVMKIRSKAIRSSDEDEDDDDDEDFEDDDEWDD, from the exons AGCCTCTGCTCAGCAGTTGTCCAGGTTTATGGGGCAGACCGAAGCCAGACCTGGATGAAAAGATGCTGCGGTGTGGCTTGTTTGGTCAAAGACAACCCGCAGAGGTCTTACTACATCCGTGTTTATGACATCAGG gagGGGAAAATAATGTTTGAACAGGAGCTCTATAATAACTTTGCAACTATTAATTCCCGGGCATACTTCATTACATTTCCAGGAGAT ACCTGCCAGGTTGGCCTGAATTTTGCGAGTGAAGAAGAAGCCAAGCGCTTCAGAGCAGCACTTAATGACCTATTCAATCGACGATCCCGGAGAACAG ggCTGGCATTACCCATGGCGACTGTTGACATTAAGAACCCGGAGATCAACAATATGCGCTTCCACAACAACTCCCACATGAACAACATGATGCACAGCAGCCTGGgcaagaaggagaagaaagtcAAAGGCAAGCGGAAGAAACTGACCAAGGCTGACATCGGCACCCCCAGCAACTTCCA GCACATTGGCCACGTGGGCTGGGACCCAAACACAGGCTTTGAT CTGAATAACCTGGACCCTGAGCTGAAGAACCTGTTTGATATGTGTGGCATCTCGGAAGCCCAGCTCAAGGACAAGGAGACGTCCAAGGTCATCTATGACTTCATTGAGAAGAAGGGAGGAGTAGAGGCTGTGAAGAATGAGTTGAGGAGGcaag ctccaccacctcctccatctcGTGGAgggccccctccacctcccccaccccacatcTCAACtccgccacccccaccccctccccccgccCGTGGCCGTGgagctccacctcctccacctccctccaGAGCCCCGACTGCAGcacctccccctccaccccccagcAGAGTGGGCATGGGCGCTccgcctccccctcctcccttcaGAGGacaccctcctccaccacccccgGCACCCTCACACGCCTCCTGTGCCCCTCAGGctgcaccaccacctccacccccggCCCCAGTGTCCCACGCAGGAGCGGgagctccacctccacccccaccgccgccgcctccacccccacctccgcCTGAGGCAGACATAGATGCCGGAGAGCCCTTGGCCCCAAACGGCAAATCGGCCTTGCTGAATCAGATTCGTGAGGGTATGCTGCTGAAGAAGGTGGAGCAGAATAACAGCAGGCCGGTCTCCAACACCGGCCGAGACGCATTACTGGATCAGATCCGACAGGGCATCCAGCTCAAAACC GTGTCTGACGGCCCGGAGTCAGGCCCTCCTACCCCGGCTCCTTCTGAAGGTATTGTAGGAGCTCTGATGGAGGTGATGAAGATAAGGAGCAAAGCCATTCGCTCCTCAG atgaagatgaggatgatgacGACGATGAAGACTTTGAAGATGACGATGAATGGGATGACTAG
- the wasla gene encoding WASP like actin nucleation promoting factor a isoform X1 — translation MSNHPPQRRVGNIGSLLLTPQENECLFNHLGRKCISLCSAVVQVYGADRSQTWMKRCCGVACLVKDNPQRSYYIRVYDIREGKIMFEQELYNNFATINSRAYFITFPGDTCQVGLNFASEEEAKRFRAALNDLFNRRSRRTEKRRDGPNGLALPMATVDIKNPEINNMRFHNNSHMNNMMHSSLGKKEKKVKGKRKKLTKADIGTPSNFQHIGHVGWDPNTGFDLNNLDPELKNLFDMCGISEAQLKDKETSKVIYDFIEKKGGVEAVKNELRRQAPPPPPSRGGPPPPPPPHISTPPPPPPPPARGRGAPPPPPPSRAPTAAPPPPPPSRVGMGAPPPPPPFRGHPPPPPPAPSHASCAPQAAPPPPPPAPVSHAGAGAPPPPPPPPPPPPPPPEADIDAGEPLAPNGKSALLNQIREGMLLKKVEQNNSRPVSNTGRDALLDQIRQGIQLKTVSDGPESGPPTPAPSEGIVGALMEVMKIRSKAIRSSDEDEDDDDDEDFEDDDEWDD, via the exons AGCCTCTGCTCAGCAGTTGTCCAGGTTTATGGGGCAGACCGAAGCCAGACCTGGATGAAAAGATGCTGCGGTGTGGCTTGTTTGGTCAAAGACAACCCGCAGAGGTCTTACTACATCCGTGTTTATGACATCAGG gagGGGAAAATAATGTTTGAACAGGAGCTCTATAATAACTTTGCAACTATTAATTCCCGGGCATACTTCATTACATTTCCAGGAGAT ACCTGCCAGGTTGGCCTGAATTTTGCGAGTGAAGAAGAAGCCAAGCGCTTCAGAGCAGCACTTAATGACCTATTCAATCGACGATCCCGGAGAACAG aaaaAAGACGTGATGGACCCAATG ggCTGGCATTACCCATGGCGACTGTTGACATTAAGAACCCGGAGATCAACAATATGCGCTTCCACAACAACTCCCACATGAACAACATGATGCACAGCAGCCTGGgcaagaaggagaagaaagtcAAAGGCAAGCGGAAGAAACTGACCAAGGCTGACATCGGCACCCCCAGCAACTTCCA GCACATTGGCCACGTGGGCTGGGACCCAAACACAGGCTTTGAT CTGAATAACCTGGACCCTGAGCTGAAGAACCTGTTTGATATGTGTGGCATCTCGGAAGCCCAGCTCAAGGACAAGGAGACGTCCAAGGTCATCTATGACTTCATTGAGAAGAAGGGAGGAGTAGAGGCTGTGAAGAATGAGTTGAGGAGGcaag ctccaccacctcctccatctcGTGGAgggccccctccacctcccccaccccacatcTCAACtccgccacccccaccccctccccccgccCGTGGCCGTGgagctccacctcctccacctccctccaGAGCCCCGACTGCAGcacctccccctccaccccccagcAGAGTGGGCATGGGCGCTccgcctccccctcctcccttcaGAGGacaccctcctccaccacccccgGCACCCTCACACGCCTCCTGTGCCCCTCAGGctgcaccaccacctccacccccggCCCCAGTGTCCCACGCAGGAGCGGgagctccacctccacccccaccgccgccgcctccacccccacctccgcCTGAGGCAGACATAGATGCCGGAGAGCCCTTGGCCCCAAACGGCAAATCGGCCTTGCTGAATCAGATTCGTGAGGGTATGCTGCTGAAGAAGGTGGAGCAGAATAACAGCAGGCCGGTCTCCAACACCGGCCGAGACGCATTACTGGATCAGATCCGACAGGGCATCCAGCTCAAAACC GTGTCTGACGGCCCGGAGTCAGGCCCTCCTACCCCGGCTCCTTCTGAAGGTATTGTAGGAGCTCTGATGGAGGTGATGAAGATAAGGAGCAAAGCCATTCGCTCCTCAG atgaagatgaggatgatgacGACGATGAAGACTTTGAAGATGACGATGAATGGGATGACTAG